In Bacillota bacterium, the following are encoded in one genomic region:
- a CDS encoding LTA synthase family protein, with protein MRKSASLWFYFLISILFMETVFRLATGGSLLSQGSAVSAVFSIFFATACFLLVTIFGRRMAIIISAILLGVAGFIFSSQMMYYVIFRTYYTVYSALHSTQAFEFWQDTLAVVFSNWFWLLFYFAPFLVFIFFGRKLVQFPRLTWPTRALVAICLLLTHGAGILMIHAGGQARFSAHDLYYRTNYHGLAVDRLGLLTTMRLDVQRYVGNWTPATPAAAMQPTPDNLHLVPATRNQLDIDFAALIADEEDETLRNMHKYFSRVPATAKNEFTGIYEGYNLIYITAESFSHLAIDPELTPTLYKMMHEGYNFRNFYTPIWGVSTSDGEYVACTGLLPKRGVWSFAESAENYMPFALGNQLAPLGYTTVAYHNHTYNYYSRQETHPNLGYYYQGIGNGLEMSGGRPRSDLEMMQVTLPQYIDAQPFHAYYMTISGHMYYNFERHQIAARHRHYVEDLPYSEPVKAFLATQIELDLAVEYLLMELDAAGIADNTLIAISSDHYPYALREEELAELEGAEIEQNFEVCRNAFLLYTPGMEPMTVDKISSSLDIIPTLSNLLGLDFDSRLLAGRDIFSTSEPLVIFRNGSFITDKGRFNSVTGEFMLELGVQVSDEYVEQISKEVAKRYYYSTKILETDYYSRILP; from the coding sequence ATGCGCAAATCTGCATCCCTGTGGTTTTATTTCCTGATCTCTATTCTGTTTATGGAAACTGTATTTCGCCTGGCCACCGGTGGCAGTCTGCTTTCACAGGGTTCTGCTGTGTCGGCGGTATTTAGCATTTTCTTTGCCACCGCTTGTTTCCTGCTTGTCACCATATTCGGCAGGCGGATGGCCATAATTATTTCGGCAATCCTTCTCGGTGTCGCCGGCTTCATCTTCTCTTCCCAGATGATGTATTACGTGATTTTCCGGACCTATTATACGGTCTATTCCGCTCTGCACTCCACCCAGGCCTTTGAGTTCTGGCAAGATACGCTGGCCGTTGTCTTCAGCAACTGGTTTTGGTTGCTGTTCTACTTTGCGCCCTTCTTGGTATTTATCTTCTTTGGCCGTAAGCTGGTCCAGTTTCCCCGGCTAACCTGGCCGACCCGGGCTCTGGTGGCCATCTGCTTGCTCCTCACCCATGGGGCCGGAATACTGATGATTCATGCCGGCGGGCAAGCGCGCTTTTCCGCCCACGACTTATATTACCGGACCAATTACCACGGGCTGGCAGTGGATCGCCTGGGCCTGCTGACAACTATGCGCCTGGATGTGCAGCGCTATGTCGGCAACTGGACCCCTGCTACGCCGGCGGCAGCGATGCAGCCAACACCGGACAATTTGCACCTAGTGCCCGCAACCCGCAATCAGCTGGACATAGATTTTGCCGCCCTCATAGCCGACGAAGAAGATGAAACCCTGCGCAATATGCACAAGTATTTCAGCAGAGTTCCTGCCACTGCCAAGAATGAATTTACCGGCATCTACGAAGGCTATAATCTCATCTATATTACCGCTGAATCTTTTTCCCACCTGGCAATCGACCCGGAGCTGACGCCCACCCTTTATAAAATGATGCATGAGGGCTATAACTTCCGCAATTTCTACACGCCGATCTGGGGAGTGAGCACTTCCGATGGCGAATATGTGGCCTGCACCGGGCTCTTGCCCAAACGCGGGGTATGGAGTTTTGCCGAGTCGGCAGAGAATTATATGCCATTTGCCCTGGGCAATCAATTGGCCCCACTGGGTTATACAACTGTTGCTTACCACAACCACACATATAACTATTACTCCCGGCAGGAAACCCACCCCAATCTGGGCTATTATTATCAGGGCATTGGCAACGGCCTGGAAATGTCCGGTGGCAGGCCCCGCTCTGACCTGGAGATGATGCAGGTAACCCTGCCCCAATATATCGACGCTCAGCCCTTCCATGCCTATTACATGACAATCAGCGGCCACATGTATTACAACTTCGAGCGCCACCAAATCGCCGCCAGGCACCGTCATTATGTCGAGGACTTACCATACTCCGAACCGGTGAAGGCCTTTCTGGCCACTCAGATTGAACTTGACCTGGCCGTAGAGTATCTGCTCATGGAACTGGACGCAGCGGGAATCGCCGACAATACCTTGATTGCCATAAGCTCGGACCACTACCCCTACGCCCTGCGGGAGGAGGAGCTGGCAGAGCTGGAAGGCGCCGAGATAGAGCAAAACTTTGAAGTCTGCAGAAACGCATTCCTCCTGTATACTCCAGGGATGGAACCGATGACTGTGGACAAAATCAGCTCTAGTTTGGACATCATTCCCACCTTATCCAACCTCCTGGGCCTGGATTTTGACTCCCGCCTGTTGGCTGGCCGGGACATCTTCTCCACTAGCGAGCCGTTGGTCATCTTCCGTAACGGCAGCTTTATCACTGACAAGGGTCGGTTTAATTCGGTTACCGGCGAGTTTATGCTGGAGTTGGGAGTGCAGGTCAGCGACGAGTATGTGGAGCAGATTTCCAAAGAAGTGGCGAAACGGTATTATTACTCGACAAAAATCCTTGAGACCGATTATTACTCCAGGATATTGCCCTAA